Proteins encoded within one genomic window of uncultured Desulfobacter sp.:
- the dtd gene encoding D-aminoacyl-tRNA deacylase, whose amino-acid sequence MKAIVQRVNKAHVTVDNTMISSIETGLVVLLGVAHGDTEKDAQYLVDKIINLRIFEDDQEKMNRSLLDVNGELLVVSQFTIMADCRKGRRPSFTDAAPPETACRLYRFFADRATSLGVAVKKGKFQANMDVSLVNQGPVTLILESPKN is encoded by the coding sequence ATGAAAGCCATTGTTCAACGGGTTAACAAAGCCCATGTCACCGTAGACAACACCATGATATCCAGCATTGAAACAGGACTGGTGGTGCTTTTGGGTGTGGCCCATGGGGACACGGAAAAAGATGCCCAATACCTGGTCGACAAAATCATCAACCTAAGAATATTTGAAGATGACCAGGAAAAAATGAACAGATCTCTCCTTGATGTCAACGGCGAACTTTTAGTGGTCTCCCAGTTCACGATTATGGCAGACTGCCGCAAAGGCCGGCGCCCCTCATTTACGGATGCAGCACCGCCGGAAACTGCATGCAGGCTATACCGTTTCTTTGCCGATAGGGCGACTTCACTGGGTGTTGCAGTAAAAAAAGGAAAGTTCCAGGCCAATATGGATGTGTCATTGGTCAATCAGGGGCCTGTCACGCTGATTCTGGAATCCCCCAAAAATTAA
- a CDS encoding RNA methyltransferase yields the protein MNHLSIILVRPQGPINIGAVCRVMMNFGCTRLRLVSPCSAYKSLEAKKMALTAFHILEQAQLFDTLEQALFDVHSAYGTTRRFGKYRKGFLTPATAGVQIEAQQQTHHSALVLGPEDTGLETKDLDLCQYFITIPTHDSYPSMNLSHSLAVLLYEASLKSGASKNFHDPEVKDPARGEELESMFAHMRKTLLDIDYLDPQNPDHLLRTYRRIFSNAGLSSRDVRIIRGLLSRIDWTESQRKLNQATQPEDNG from the coding sequence ATGAACCATCTTAGTATTATCCTGGTCCGCCCCCAGGGACCCATAAATATTGGTGCGGTGTGCCGGGTTATGATGAACTTTGGGTGCACCCGACTGCGCCTTGTCAGCCCCTGCAGTGCATATAAATCCCTTGAAGCCAAAAAAATGGCCCTGACCGCTTTTCATATCCTTGAACAGGCCCAATTATTTGACACTCTGGAACAGGCACTTTTTGACGTTCATTCAGCCTACGGCACGACCCGCAGATTCGGCAAATATAGAAAAGGATTTTTAACTCCGGCTACGGCAGGAGTACAAATCGAAGCCCAGCAACAGACGCATCACAGTGCCCTGGTCCTGGGCCCCGAAGATACCGGACTTGAAACAAAGGATCTGGACCTGTGTCAGTATTTTATCACTATTCCCACCCATGACAGCTATCCGTCCATGAATCTGAGCCACTCACTGGCAGTGCTGCTTTACGAAGCATCCCTTAAATCCGGTGCTTCAAAAAATTTCCATGACCCGGAAGTTAAAGACCCAGCCCGGGGAGAAGAACTTGAATCCATGTTCGCCCACATGAGAAAAACGCTTTTAGATATTGATTATCTTGATCCCCAGAACCCGGATCACCTGCTGCGGACCTATCGCAGGATTTTCTCCAACGCCGGCTTGTCATCTAGGGATGTCAGAATCATCCGGGGGCTCTTAAGCCGAATAGATTGGACCGAATCCCAGCGCAAATTAAACCAGGCGACTCAACCCGAAGACAACGGATGA
- a CDS encoding OmpA family protein: MSRQVYFAFNSCQLDEQAQTLVLEQAAWLAANPGVSIEIIGYCDQSGPKDYNMALGKKRANAVKTFLESLGIEPQRLTEVSHGEKSPIRTTTNQAAARINRRVEFKIQPAA, translated from the coding sequence TTGTCAAGACAGGTCTATTTTGCCTTTAACAGCTGTCAACTGGATGAACAGGCCCAGACCCTGGTTCTGGAACAAGCAGCCTGGCTGGCCGCAAATCCAGGCGTAAGTATTGAAATCATAGGCTATTGCGATCAAAGTGGTCCCAAGGATTATAACATGGCCCTTGGGAAAAAAAGGGCCAATGCAGTGAAGACCTTTCTTGAAAGTCTTGGGATTGAGCCCCAGCGTCTGACCGAGGTCAGCCATGGGGAAAAATCTCCTATCCGCACCACCACGAATCAGGCCGCCGCCCGAATCAATCGGCGAGTTGAATTTAAAATTCAGCCGGCCGCCTGA
- a CDS encoding DUF3124 domain-containing protein, protein MMKKKYFLGYLILLIGLLLWTKGTAFAQESSSLSKGQKVYIPAYSHIYTGNRQIPSLLTVTLSIRNTDMTHGITIVAVDYYDTKGVLIKQYQPSPVFLKAFGSVRYVVDYDDKAGGSGANFIVEWQSKNAVNPPIMETIMIGSRSSFTSRGQVLIDK, encoded by the coding sequence ATGATGAAAAAAAAATACTTCCTGGGTTACCTAATATTGCTGATCGGACTACTGTTGTGGACAAAAGGAACGGCATTTGCCCAGGAATCTTCATCTCTGTCAAAAGGGCAAAAAGTTTATATCCCCGCATATTCCCATATTTATACGGGAAACAGACAGATCCCTTCGCTTTTAACCGTAACGTTAAGCATCCGTAATACTGACATGACCCACGGCATCACAATTGTCGCCGTAGATTACTACGACACCAAGGGCGTGCTTATAAAACAATACCAGCCTTCACCTGTTTTTCTCAAGGCCTTTGGATCCGTTCGCTATGTCGTGGACTATGATGACAAGGCCGGGGGGTCCGGGGCGAATTTTATTGTTGAATGGCAATCTAAAAATGCTGTGAATCCACCTATTATGGAAACCATCATGATTGGATCGAGGTCTTCTTTTACATCCCGGGGGCAGGTCCTTATTGATAAATAG
- a CDS encoding STAS domain-containing protein, whose protein sequence is MDINIDERPDALVVSVAGKIDASNSPKVEKEIATYTASVQKVVILDLWGVEYMSSAGLRVVLVFAKNLKAKGQDLIISGLQGHVKDVFELSGLYSIFKIFQTVEDALNSIYQ, encoded by the coding sequence ATGGATATCAACATAGATGAACGTCCTGATGCGCTTGTTGTTTCCGTTGCAGGGAAAATAGATGCATCTAATTCCCCAAAGGTTGAAAAAGAGATTGCGACATACACGGCATCCGTTCAGAAAGTTGTCATCCTGGACCTTTGGGGGGTGGAATATATGAGCAGTGCAGGACTCAGGGTGGTTCTTGTATTTGCCAAAAATCTTAAAGCAAAAGGACAGGATCTCATTATTTCAGGTCTACAGGGGCATGTCAAAGATGTGTTTGAATTGTCAGGGCTTTATTCCATTTTTAAAATATTTCAAACCGTTGAAGATGCATTGAACTCTATTTATCAATAA
- a CDS encoding ATP-binding protein, giving the protein METKTFKPEIESVCSIQEFVKSALSLEPANENKCFAIDLIIEELIINITTYGIKDLKTGFIAVCTGIEDETLFIGITDNGPAFNPLEQKDPDIFLPLEDRQPGGLGIYLVKQFVKDIRYERRDHKNLIRLWLA; this is encoded by the coding sequence ATGGAAACAAAAACGTTTAAGCCTGAAATTGAATCTGTTTGCAGTATCCAGGAATTTGTTAAGTCTGCGCTTTCTTTGGAACCGGCCAATGAAAATAAATGCTTTGCAATTGATCTTATCATTGAAGAGCTGATTATAAACATTACAACTTACGGGATCAAAGATTTAAAAACCGGGTTTATCGCCGTTTGTACCGGCATTGAGGATGAAACCTTATTTATCGGGATCACGGATAATGGTCCTGCATTTAATCCACTTGAACAAAAAGACCCGGATATATTTCTGCCCCTTGAAGACAGACAACCGGGGGGACTTGGCATTTACCTTGTAAAACAATTTGTAAAAGATATCCGGTATGAGAGAAGGGATCATAAAAATTTAATCCGTCTTTGGCTTGCTTGA